A genomic window from Ilyobacter polytropus DSM 2926 includes:
- a CDS encoding esterase/lipase family protein yields MSSYRVILIHGYNKTEKDMHTLGEYLEELDYKVEYLNLPLLFQEVEHSISHLKEFLFGLQRSGVNKREEIILIGHSTGGLVIRGALSDKRIRRIVDKVVLVASPNMGCKLADLAKKYFPFMSKIFKTLKSLESENMEKLNVYKGIGVDIAAIAGSESNLFLGRFLNQKNDGRIEVDEVMMGGLKDFLILPLGHKEIHKRIGTATYINNFIKRSSFYVD; encoded by the coding sequence ATGAGCAGTTACAGAGTTATTCTGATACACGGTTATAATAAAACTGAAAAAGATATGCATACCCTAGGAGAATATCTAGAAGAATTAGATTATAAAGTTGAGTACCTTAATCTACCCCTTCTTTTTCAAGAAGTAGAGCACTCTATCTCGCATCTAAAAGAGTTTTTATTTGGACTCCAAAGGAGTGGCGTGAATAAAAGGGAAGAGATAATACTTATCGGCCACAGTACAGGGGGACTTGTGATAAGAGGTGCTCTCAGTGACAAAAGAATAAGGCGGATAGTGGACAAGGTAGTTTTAGTAGCCTCACCTAATATGGGATGTAAGCTTGCTGATCTGGCAAAAAAATATTTTCCTTTTATGAGTAAGATATTTAAAACCTTAAAGTCTCTTGAGAGTGAAAATATGGAAAAACTGAATGTTTATAAGGGAATAGGGGTGGACATTGCCGCCATTGCTGGAAGTGAATCCAATCTTTTTTTAGGAAGATTTTTAAACCAGAAAAATGACGGACGTATAGAGGTTGATGAGGTTATGATGGGAGGACTGAAAGATTTTTTGATACTTCCACTGGGACATAAAGAGATTCATAAAAGAATAGGAACTGCGACATATATAAATAATTTTATAAAAAGAAGTAGTTTTTATGTAGATTGA
- a CDS encoding sensor histidine kinase, whose translation MKTFSKELWKKFMILIFISVTGYGVFIYSIWSYFVKQSKKDITTAENFIKDEMKEPEHQVIEEFYNMALKESPKINELYIVLNHKGVEYKEEGTPNIKITETTDKIQEIGHEDYFLLSKKIKALNNETIVLTIIRGMSREKYFMGKILKLLSCVIILFSGAALFISKSFYGTVVPQLKKLEEATNNINLRSFEMEIEKSSFFVEFSNILYSYEKMLKRLENQASSQIDFINNASHELKTPIFIIGSYIDLLKRWGGKNKKVSQEAIESIYDEVRNMETLIEKLLFLAKQDNIDVIKEEVELGGLIEEVIKEMEIIHPSQHINYIKNYFIIDSDKDLLKHLIKNIVDNAIAYGGGESVNISILNEGSAKIKIKDNGAGITEEEQTRIFDKFYRAEQSRNRNLGGHGLGLSIVKSIADILKLDLSFISEVGEGTTVEIRFPVN comes from the coding sequence ATGAAAACATTTTCAAAAGAACTTTGGAAAAAGTTTATGATTTTGATATTTATTTCTGTTACAGGTTACGGTGTTTTCATATACTCTATTTGGAGTTATTTTGTAAAACAATCTAAAAAAGATATTACTACTGCAGAAAATTTTATTAAAGATGAGATGAAGGAGCCAGAACATCAGGTTATAGAGGAATTTTACAATATGGCCTTAAAAGAAAGTCCGAAAATAAATGAACTTTATATAGTATTAAACCATAAAGGGGTCGAATATAAGGAGGAAGGAACTCCTAATATAAAAATCACAGAAACAACAGATAAAATACAAGAGATAGGGCACGAAGATTATTTTTTATTGAGTAAAAAAATAAAAGCACTAAACAATGAGACGATTGTTCTTACTATAATAAGGGGGATGAGCCGAGAAAAGTATTTCATGGGCAAAATTCTAAAATTATTATCATGTGTAATTATTTTATTCTCTGGAGCAGCTTTGTTTATATCAAAATCTTTTTATGGCACGGTAGTACCCCAGTTAAAAAAATTGGAAGAAGCTACAAATAACATAAATCTTAGATCATTTGAAATGGAAATTGAAAAAAGTAGTTTTTTTGTAGAATTTTCTAATATACTTTACTCATACGAAAAAATGTTGAAGAGATTGGAAAATCAAGCATCTTCACAGATAGATTTTATAAATAACGCATCACATGAACTGAAGACGCCTATATTTATAATAGGAAGTTATATTGACCTGCTGAAAAGGTGGGGTGGTAAAAATAAAAAAGTTTCTCAAGAAGCCATAGAATCCATCTATGACGAGGTTAGGAATATGGAGACACTTATAGAAAAGCTTCTATTTTTAGCAAAACAGGATAATATTGATGTTATAAAAGAGGAAGTAGAATTGGGAGGTCTGATTGAAGAAGTAATAAAAGAAATGGAAATTATTCACCCCAGTCAGCATATAAATTATATTAAAAATTATTTTATTATAGATTCTGATAAAGATTTATTGAAGCACCTTATAAAAAATATAGTTGATAACGCTATTGCATACGGTGGAGGGGAAAGTGTTAATATTTCTATATTAAATGAAGGTAGTGCTAAAATAAAAATAAAGGATAATGGAGCTGGGATTACTGAAGAGGAGCAGACTAGGATTTTTGATAAATTTTACAGAGCAGAGCAGTCTAGAAATAGAAACCTAGGAGGACACGGGTTAGGCTTGTCTATAGTAAAAAGTATTGCAGATATTCTAAAATTGGATTTGTCTTTTATAAGTGAAGTAGGAGAGGGAACTACTGTTGAAATAAGATTTCCTGTAAACTAG
- a CDS encoding response regulator transcription factor, whose protein sequence is MKKILIIEDEKKISRYLQLELEHEGYSVDIASDGIMALKLFGENFYNIILLDLMLPKLSGEEVCRRIRKKSDVPVIVLTATDKTFSKINLLDLGADDYITKPFIIGELLARIRVALRHNKEFSDKGQVISYEGIRLDLNKKLVIVQEEEISLTKTEFNLLHYLILNREIVLSREKILNNIWGYDYNGGEKIVDVYIKSLRKKVDFREKKLIHTVRGFGYMLKKES, encoded by the coding sequence ATGAAAAAAATATTAATTATAGAAGATGAAAAAAAAATAAGCAGATATCTCCAGCTTGAGCTAGAACATGAAGGTTATTCTGTGGATATTGCTTCTGATGGTATAATGGCATTAAAGTTGTTCGGGGAAAATTTTTATAACATAATTCTCCTTGATCTCATGCTTCCCAAACTTTCTGGTGAAGAGGTTTGCCGTCGGATAAGAAAAAAATCAGATGTCCCGGTAATAGTGCTTACAGCAACTGATAAGACTTTTAGCAAAATAAATCTATTAGATTTAGGGGCAGATGACTATATAACAAAGCCCTTTATAATTGGAGAGCTTTTGGCCCGAATAAGAGTGGCACTTAGGCACAATAAGGAGTTTTCTGACAAAGGTCAGGTGATTAGTTATGAAGGAATACGACTGGATTTAAATAAAAAATTAGTTATTGTTCAAGAAGAAGAAATATCCCTTACCAAGACAGAATTTAATCTTCTTCATTATCTTATATTAAACAGAGAGATAGTTTTATCTAGGGAAAAGATTCTAAATAATATATGGGGATATGACTATAATGGAGGAGAAAAAATAGTAGATGTGTACATAAAATCTCTCAGAAAAAAAGTGGATTTTAGAGAAAAAAAACTTATTCATACAGTAAGAGGTTTCGGATACATGTTAAAAAAGGAGAGTTAA
- a CDS encoding glycosyltransferase family 2 protein, giving the protein MQRISVIAPVYNEEENITRFIKKVEDAIRKDFVSYEIILINDGSTDKSREILDKEASQNAHVKVFHFTRNNGQTAALAAGFEKCSGDIVVTMDSDLQTDPEDIYTLLPYLENYDMVNGRRASREDGIKKKISSLVGNGVRNLITGDNIQDTGCPLKLFKKEVAKSYVLFEGMHRFLPTLARLRGFKVVEVPVRHYDREFGVSKYGVWNRLFKGLKDAFAVRWMKNRILKYEFETGGNQK; this is encoded by the coding sequence ATGCAGAGAATATCAGTCATAGCACCGGTATACAATGAAGAGGAAAATATAACACGTTTTATAAAAAAAGTTGAGGATGCAATTCGAAAAGATTTTGTATCCTATGAAATTATCCTTATAAATGACGGAAGTACAGACAAAAGCAGAGAGATACTCGATAAGGAAGCTTCTCAAAATGCTCATGTAAAAGTCTTTCATTTCACTAGAAATAACGGTCAGACTGCCGCTTTGGCTGCGGGTTTTGAAAAATGTTCTGGAGATATTGTGGTTACCATGGATTCTGATCTTCAGACAGACCCGGAAGATATCTATACTCTTTTGCCATATCTTGAAAATTATGACATGGTAAACGGCAGAAGAGCATCAAGAGAGGACGGAATCAAGAAAAAAATCTCTTCTCTGGTTGGAAATGGGGTCAGAAATCTTATAACAGGGGACAACATACAGGATACAGGCTGCCCTCTAAAATTATTTAAAAAGGAAGTTGCCAAAAGCTACGTATTATTTGAAGGGATGCACAGGTTCCTTCCCACCCTTGCAAGACTCAGGGGGTTTAAGGTTGTTGAGGTCCCTGTGAGGCATTATGACAGAGAGTTCGGAGTTTCAAAATATGGAGTTTGGAACAGGCTTTTTAAAGGACTAAAAGATGCCTTTGCTGTAAGATGGATGAAAAATAGAATTTTAAAATATGAATTTGAGACTGGAGGAAATCAAAAATGA
- a CDS encoding lipid-A-disaccharide synthase N-terminal domain-containing protein encodes MKPFLILGFIGQAFFSMRFLVQWLASERAGKSVIPLSFWIFSIMGSFFLLIYAIYRKDPVFILGQAPNLFIYTRNLYLIKKERLAGGRDAG; translated from the coding sequence ATGAAACCTTTTTTAATACTGGGATTTATAGGCCAGGCTTTTTTTTCCATGAGATTTCTAGTTCAGTGGCTGGCCAGCGAGAGGGCAGGCAAGAGTGTAATCCCTCTTTCCTTCTGGATATTTAGTATAATGGGAAGCTTTTTCCTTCTGATCTATGCCATATACAGAAAGGACCCTGTATTTATACTGGGTCAGGCTCCGAATCTCTTTATCTATACAAGAAACCTCTACCTCATAAAAAAAGAGAGGCTGGCAGGAGGTCGTGATGCAGGCTAG
- a CDS encoding ArnT family glycosyltransferase codes for MQARERKNLLYLFFYGMITLFPDLWAGRVGIMEARNFVTAREMVQNGNWIITTMNGKFRFEKPPFPTWLTALFMKFFNTTTNEFVLRLPIAICTLGLIFLIYFLVKSATENPELAFISGFVSTTTFMIIKLGNDNAWDMFPYIFMFGCVTYIFIGLKSLNTRDFIISGVFMGASLLSKGPIPVYGMMLPFFVAYSVTYGFSNIRVSWKKISLTIIIGVSLAALWPAAIMLTQKDLFISVMNKEASTWSNKHVKSIFYYFDYIIYIGVWMIFALASFFKKWSEKRSPDNKFFSMLFLWNLITFVLISLIKMKKKRYGVPLYILTPMMASHLIFYFMNKDWKELVKKENFIIKIHTILMVTISILIFPMFYFKGYRSGYIGIIYLSFIAVVFLFFSYEFIMGFTEKRKIKQILFLTGFLMITINISVTWFVQKYVKTEYRNEYKYLSTLKSSGPQEYPIYTFDDDEITNVWNVGQKIELIGDLQELPNNFFVLDDREEPLIKEKFRTEFIIKSKNTYYKYEDEDKVIYLYRMAKSTKN; via the coding sequence ATGCAGGCTAGAGAGAGAAAAAATCTTCTTTATCTTTTTTTCTACGGAATGATAACCCTGTTTCCAGATCTTTGGGCTGGCAGAGTTGGGATAATGGAAGCCAGAAATTTTGTCACTGCCAGAGAGATGGTACAAAATGGGAACTGGATCATCACCACCATGAACGGTAAATTCAGATTTGAAAAACCTCCCTTTCCCACATGGCTGACAGCTTTATTTATGAAATTTTTTAACACAACAACCAATGAGTTTGTCCTCAGACTTCCAATTGCAATATGCACCTTGGGACTAATTTTTCTGATCTATTTCCTAGTAAAATCAGCTACAGAAAATCCTGAATTGGCTTTCATATCAGGATTTGTAAGCACCACAACCTTTATGATAATAAAACTTGGAAATGATAATGCCTGGGATATGTTCCCCTATATTTTTATGTTTGGATGTGTTACATATATTTTTATAGGTTTAAAATCCTTGAACACAAGGGATTTCATAATCTCCGGTGTCTTCATGGGAGCGTCACTCCTCAGTAAAGGGCCCATACCTGTCTATGGCATGATGTTACCATTTTTTGTAGCATATTCTGTAACCTATGGGTTTTCAAATATAAGAGTTAGCTGGAAAAAAATATCTCTTACTATTATTATAGGAGTGAGCTTAGCTGCTTTATGGCCTGCAGCGATTATGCTAACTCAAAAAGATCTCTTTATCTCTGTCATGAATAAAGAGGCTTCTACCTGGTCGAACAAACATGTAAAAAGCATATTTTACTATTTTGACTATATTATTTATATAGGTGTATGGATGATTTTTGCTTTGGCTTCTTTTTTCAAAAAATGGTCAGAAAAAAGAAGCCCAGACAATAAATTTTTCTCAATGCTTTTTTTATGGAATCTGATAACTTTTGTTTTGATATCTTTAATAAAAATGAAGAAAAAAAGATACGGAGTTCCACTGTATATACTGACTCCTATGATGGCCTCACACCTCATCTTTTATTTCATGAACAAAGACTGGAAAGAGCTTGTAAAAAAAGAAAATTTTATAATAAAAATCCATACCATACTTATGGTCACAATATCGATTTTAATTTTCCCTATGTTTTACTTCAAAGGATATAGAAGTGGATATATAGGAATCATATATTTATCATTTATTGCAGTGGTGTTTTTATTCTTTTCATACGAGTTTATAATGGGATTTACTGAAAAAAGGAAAATAAAGCAAATCCTTTTTCTGACGGGTTTTTTAATGATTACAATCAATATCTCAGTAACATGGTTTGTACAAAAGTATGTAAAAACAGAATACAGGAATGAATATAAATATTTGAGTACTCTCAAAAGTTCAGGACCACAAGAATACCCCATCTATACATTTGATGATGACGAAATCACAAATGTGTGGAATGTAGGGCAAAAGATAGAATTAATCGGTGATCTTCAAGAACTTCCCAATAATTTTTTTGTTTTAGACGACAGAGAAGAACCGTTAATAAAGGAAAAATTTAGGACTGAATTTATAATTAAAAGTAAAAATACATATTATAAATATGAAGATGAGGATAAAGTTATCTATTTATATAGAATGGCTAAAAGTACAAAAAACTAA
- a CDS encoding ArnT family glycosyltransferase, translating into MKNRKILVFIIMALLVYPLFFFRDLTPDNELKYISIVTEALDKGNIFAFYNHGIPYADKPPLYFWIIMMVKNIMGSYSVPAIGIFSLLPALLILIVMSRWSSSVLDEGDQTLASGMLFTTAIFLGGGLVLRMDMLMTLFIVLALFSFYRCYTETGKSWEPYLVWVWIFLALFTKGPLGILIPLVSIIVFLTAEKKLSKIRQYLPLRGLIILVSLTVIWLSLVYFEGGKGYLYNLTVKQTVGRGVNSFKHKRPFYYYFTGSLASFLPWSLFYVTTFILGIKNRSNAGLLEKFFRTVVISTFILLSFISSKLEIYLLPAYPFVAFLSVLQFRRLSKEKYWKWCAALPGLLLFLIFPGIFAAAFLNKLPFEITFLFYSGLLFVSLAGIYSLLHIEKGNFKKSFWGIIFGMLFLIFSISMNLEDLNSEIGLKALAEKGQEIKSKKIASSFYAFNFEKSENMDVYLHEPVININDLDSLHKVIREKNIILFVRTKDIKRNQELKNTLSNFNKFKIGSNYLYQVSSEESEVIP; encoded by the coding sequence ATGAAAAACAGAAAAATACTAGTATTTATTATAATGGCACTACTTGTTTATCCGTTGTTTTTCTTCAGAGACCTTACACCTGACAATGAGCTGAAGTATATAAGCATCGTAACAGAGGCACTGGATAAAGGAAATATCTTTGCTTTTTACAATCATGGAATCCCCTATGCAGACAAGCCTCCCCTATACTTTTGGATCATCATGATGGTAAAGAACATAATGGGAAGCTACAGTGTCCCTGCAATTGGAATATTCAGTCTTTTACCGGCCCTTTTGATACTTATAGTAATGAGCAGATGGTCTTCCTCCGTCCTTGACGAAGGAGATCAGACTCTGGCATCAGGGATGCTCTTCACCACCGCTATATTCCTTGGAGGCGGACTTGTTCTGAGGATGGATATGCTCATGACACTGTTTATCGTACTTGCGCTATTCAGCTTTTATAGGTGCTATACAGAGACTGGAAAGTCCTGGGAGCCTTATCTTGTATGGGTGTGGATCTTTCTTGCACTGTTTACCAAGGGGCCTTTGGGAATACTCATTCCGCTGGTATCTATAATTGTATTTCTTACAGCTGAGAAAAAACTTTCTAAAATAAGACAGTATCTTCCATTAAGAGGACTTATTATTCTAGTTAGTCTAACAGTCATCTGGCTTTCCTTGGTATATTTCGAAGGGGGAAAGGGTTACCTTTATAACCTCACAGTAAAACAGACTGTAGGAAGGGGGGTAAACTCCTTCAAACACAAAAGACCTTTTTATTATTATTTCACAGGATCTCTAGCAAGTTTTCTTCCTTGGTCTCTTTTTTATGTCACTACTTTTATCCTGGGAATAAAAAACAGAAGCAATGCAGGTCTTCTGGAAAAATTCTTTAGAACAGTTGTAATATCTACTTTCATCCTGCTTTCTTTTATAAGCAGCAAGCTTGAAATATACCTACTTCCAGCTTATCCCTTTGTGGCTTTTCTATCTGTGTTACAGTTTAGGAGACTGTCAAAGGAAAAATACTGGAAATGGTGTGCGGCACTTCCTGGATTATTACTGTTTTTAATATTCCCTGGAATTTTTGCGGCTGCATTTTTAAATAAACTACCCTTTGAAATAACTTTTTTATTTTATAGTGGCTTGCTGTTTGTCTCTTTAGCAGGTATATATTCCCTTTTACATATAGAAAAGGGGAATTTTAAAAAATCATTTTGGGGAATTATTTTTGGGATGTTGTTTCTTATTTTTTCCATTTCTATGAATCTTGAAGACTTAAACAGCGAAATAGGGCTAAAGGCTCTCGCTGAGAAGGGACAGGAAATAAAATCAAAAAAAATAGCATCCAGCTTTTATGCATTTAATTTTGAAAAATCAGAAAATATGGATGTCTATCTCCATGAGCCAGTTATAAATATTAATGATTTGGATAGCTTACATAAGGTTATCAGAGAGAAAAATATAATCCTTTTTGTAAGAACAAAAGATATTAAAAGAAATCAGGAGCTAAAAAATACTTTAAGTAATTTCAATAAGTTTAAGATAGGAAGCAACTATCTATATCAAGTATCATCAGAAGAAAGTGAGGTTATCCCATGA
- a CDS encoding SDR family NAD(P)-dependent oxidoreductase: MIIITGGAGFIGSHLCENLIKNGEKIICIDNFNEYYDPMIKENNIKTLISNDRFQLFKGDIRDMPFLEKIFSENRVEMVINLAAMAGVRPSLEDPLLYEEVNIKGLMNILELCKKYKINKFIQASSSSVYGNNSKVPFSENDVVDYAISPYAATKKSGEILGHVFHHLYNIDMIQLRFFTVYGPRQRPDLAIHKFTKFITEGKAVPVYGDGSSERDYTYIDDILDGIIKSIDYLRENQGIYHILNLGESETISLNKMIQVIQDELGIKAIINHLPLQPGDVNKTYADISKAKKLLGYSPKTNFKIGIKNFISWYQEFNELKKTSLR, encoded by the coding sequence ATGATTATTATTACTGGAGGAGCAGGGTTTATAGGCTCACATCTTTGTGAAAATCTTATAAAAAATGGAGAAAAAATAATCTGTATAGACAATTTTAATGAATATTATGATCCTATGATTAAAGAAAATAATATTAAAACGCTTATATCAAATGATAGATTTCAACTGTTTAAAGGAGATATAAGGGATATGCCTTTTTTGGAAAAAATTTTCTCTGAAAACAGAGTAGAAATGGTAATTAACTTAGCGGCTATGGCAGGGGTAAGACCATCTTTGGAAGATCCTTTGTTGTATGAAGAAGTTAACATTAAAGGCTTAATGAATATTCTTGAACTGTGTAAAAAATATAAAATTAATAAATTTATTCAAGCATCTTCTTCGTCAGTTTACGGAAATAACAGTAAGGTTCCTTTTAGTGAAAATGACGTAGTTGATTACGCTATATCTCCTTACGCAGCAACTAAAAAATCAGGAGAAATTCTAGGACATGTATTTCATCACCTTTATAATATAGATATGATTCAACTCAGATTTTTTACTGTTTATGGTCCAAGACAAAGACCTGATTTGGCAATACATAAATTTACAAAATTTATTACAGAAGGAAAAGCAGTACCTGTTTACGGGGATGGGTCTTCAGAAAGAGATTATACATATATAGATGATATCCTAGACGGGATAATAAAAAGTATCGATTATTTAAGAGAAAACCAAGGTATTTATCATATATTGAACTTAGGAGAGTCCGAAACAATTTCTCTAAATAAAATGATTCAAGTTATACAAGATGAGCTTGGAATTAAAGCGATCATAAATCACCTTCCACTACAACCTGGAGATGTAAACAAAACTTATGCTGACATTTCTAAAGCAAAAAAACTCTTAGGATACTCTCCTAAAACTAATTTTAAAATTGGTATAAAAAACTTTATTTCTTGGTATCAAGAATTTAATGAATTAAAAAAGACCTCTCTTCGATAG
- a CDS encoding TetR/AcrR family transcriptional regulator: MQVKKQEIKEKIYRAAFEEFYEKGFKKATMSTISDNSGVPVGNIYRYYKNKEAIFKDIVEDVAVELSNLFSNCLKIKYLSTDKSYSDSLRKEVLEFLEKLLELSLKNKRTIEILFEKSHGSKFDKFEKNLELKFIENSIYTAELGLRNSKLSQEDTEIVKVSAKVFLKGLETIMVNYSDNEELKRNLMFRFADFFITDIGSRMKLGKR; the protein is encoded by the coding sequence ATGCAGGTCAAAAAGCAGGAAATAAAGGAAAAAATCTATAGAGCAGCTTTTGAAGAGTTTTACGAAAAGGGTTTTAAAAAAGCCACTATGAGTACTATTTCTGATAATTCAGGAGTTCCAGTTGGAAATATTTACCGATATTATAAAAATAAAGAAGCTATATTTAAAGATATCGTGGAAGATGTTGCAGTAGAGTTGTCCAATCTATTTTCAAATTGCTTAAAAATAAAATATTTATCTACTGATAAGTCTTACAGTGATAGTTTAAGGAAAGAAGTGTTGGAATTTTTGGAAAAGCTTTTAGAATTATCCTTAAAAAACAAAAGAACAATCGAGATACTTTTTGAAAAAAGTCACGGGTCTAAATTTGATAAATTTGAAAAAAACCTAGAGCTGAAGTTTATAGAAAACTCTATATATACGGCGGAGCTAGGTTTAAGAAATTCAAAATTGAGCCAGGAAGATACTGAGATTGTAAAAGTTTCTGCAAAGGTTTTTTTGAAAGGCCTAGAAACCATAATGGTAAATTATTCTGATAACGAAGAACTGAAAAGAAATCTCATGTTTAGATTTGCTGATTTCTTTATAACTGATATAGGTTCTAGAATGAAGCTAGGTAAAAGATAA
- a CDS encoding Bax inhibitor-1/YccA family protein has product MDERMQNRSYISTEEIDQLVTKKIAGVFGWMVLGLFVTLATSIFTLTNPVLLNLAYKYMFAFIIGELALVFILSMRVYHMSTAKSRALFLFYSALNGITLSLIAIVYTGVSILYTFAGAMAIFLIMAIYGYTTKEDLSKFGNLLKVGLISLIIVSVVNIFLKSPTLYWIISYMGVLIFIGLIGYDVNRIKNNITVAVSQDISVVDKVSIIGALALYLDFINLFLYLLRIFGKKR; this is encoded by the coding sequence ATGGACGAAAGAATGCAAAATAGAAGTTATATCTCTACTGAAGAGATAGATCAGCTGGTTACAAAAAAGATAGCAGGTGTTTTTGGATGGATGGTCTTAGGACTATTTGTCACTCTAGCGACTTCTATTTTTACACTTACCAATCCAGTTTTATTAAACCTGGCATACAAATATATGTTTGCCTTTATTATCGGCGAACTTGCCCTTGTATTTATCCTATCTATGAGAGTATATCATATGAGTACTGCTAAAAGCAGGGCTTTGTTTCTGTTTTACTCTGCACTGAACGGAATAACTCTGTCTCTAATCGCAATTGTTTATACAGGAGTTTCCATACTGTATACTTTTGCCGGTGCAATGGCAATATTTCTAATAATGGCTATCTATGGATATACAACCAAAGAAGATCTGAGCAAATTCGGTAATTTACTGAAAGTCGGACTGATATCACTTATCATCGTCTCAGTAGTAAATATTTTCCTGAAGTCTCCAACTTTATACTGGATAATATCCTATATGGGAGTACTTATATTTATAGGACTAATCGGTTATGATGTAAACCGTATAAAAAACAACATTACTGTGGCTGTTTCTCAGGATATTTCTGTGGTGGACAAGGTTTCAATAATAGGAGCTTTGGCACTTTACCTAGATTTCATCAACTTATTCCTTTATCTGCTCAGAATATTTGGAAAAAAGAGATAA
- a CDS encoding prenyltransferase: protein MNKITSWIKASRLPSQSYIFFPLLLGQGFYYNITRNFSIVFFILVQLFGLLIQLYIVYANDYADYEIDKTNDTFNIFSGGSRVLVENLISKKEMKKAIILVVGLNGFLGIVLTLGFRRILSLPIIILSFLLLWAYSYPPIRLSYRGGGEVLQTMGVAVILPLFGYYVQGGTVQGFPWIFLLFFFPLQLGCAMSTSLPDYPSDKKGNKKTTTVIFGFEKTKGYIIRINFISLFIFYRVAWLQLNSLKSYTILAIPLICNLYLLYIKNKAKISSSYLDKFVAVNILIIISLTAGSSLLLFL from the coding sequence ATGAATAAAATAACTTCTTGGATAAAGGCTTCAAGATTACCTTCCCAGAGTTATATATTTTTCCCCCTACTTTTGGGTCAGGGTTTTTACTATAACATAACCAGGAACTTTAGCATTGTTTTTTTTATACTGGTACAGCTATTTGGCCTTTTGATTCAGCTCTATATAGTTTATGCCAATGATTACGCAGATTATGAGATAGATAAAACCAATGACACATTCAATATCTTTTCAGGAGGTTCTAGGGTACTAGTGGAGAATCTAATATCTAAAAAAGAGATGAAAAAGGCAATAATACTGGTAGTAGGATTAAATGGTTTCTTAGGAATAGTTTTAACACTTGGTTTTAGAAGAATTTTGAGTCTTCCTATTATAATACTTTCCTTTCTTTTGTTATGGGCATATAGTTATCCCCCTATACGCTTATCATATAGAGGTGGCGGAGAGGTACTTCAGACAATGGGAGTGGCTGTAATCCTTCCCTTATTTGGTTATTATGTTCAAGGAGGAACTGTTCAGGGATTTCCGTGGATTTTTCTTTTATTTTTCTTTCCCTTACAGTTAGGCTGTGCCATGTCCACTAGTCTTCCAGATTATCCCTCTGACAAAAAGGGAAATAAAAAGACCACTACGGTGATATTTGGATTTGAAAAAACCAAAGGTTATATTATAAGAATAAATTTTATCAGTTTATTTATATTTTATCGTGTTGCATGGCTTCAGTTAAATTCTTTAAAATCCTATACTATACTTGCAATCCCTTTGATATGTAATTTATACCTGTTATATATAAAAAACAAGGCAAAAATATCCTCTTCATATTTGGATAAATTTGTCGCGGTGAATATTTTAATAATTATAAGTTTAACCGCTGGAAGTTCTTTACTACTTTTTTTATAA